The following proteins are co-located in the Cryptosporidium parvum Iowa II chromosome 6, whole genome shotgun sequence genome:
- a CDS encoding SET domain containing protein, which translates to MHKVLDDDDWLSSELQILFDDTYKSNKREKINKSLYDFENRLSRKRANNYISPKIALNSSQESNTWVAFENISKGELILAEKPLCWITTKIGNHFKDYSLVLWKKLIKKCKNDNKLLRNLKLFFPRTQADIKKIRQESENYKIPIKKISRFYEANPDLANKIRFNEALRIYLVVKYNQMSVSTMPELWKNPFYWTEIFSINSLYFKSSFLDHSCSPNVARFYIGTVAVFRALRPIKRKETLSICYIESEYIQDPLWVRSSELNFFCRCELCQKEGRFSPDESTSRIFEINKISRKLNKRCSLISKKYIYMLQGLSLEERISVIEDILVESFLPNEQVNLSKAQKLVGLDASKLIGFLVYDYISYKNLDKAQYWLDIMYRMIHIKDEHNIPVLIIIGLISKDPEIQEKYFRKAARISETVFGSSIKFFMKRYWLDIKLFGKMLYENKRERTSFLRHISSLIRSIFSRK; encoded by the coding sequence ATGCATAAAGTTttagatgatgatgattgGTTATCATCTgaattacaaatattattcgATGATACATATAAATCCaataaaagagaaaaaattaataaatctttgTATGATTTTGAAAACCGTCTTTCCAGGAAACGTGCCAACAATTATATTTCTCCAAAAATTGCTTTGAATAGTAGTCAAGAATCTAATACTTGGGTTGCATTTgagaatatttcaaaaggAGAGCTTATATTAGCGGAAAAACCACTATGTTGGATCACAACCAAAATTGGAAATCATTTCAAAGATTATTCATTAGTACTTTGGAAAAAGTTGATTAAAAAATgtaaaaatgataataaattattgagaaatttgaaattgtttTTCCCACGTACACAAGctgatattaaaaaaattagacAAGAATCTGAGAACTACAAAATACctataaaaaaaatcagtCGTTTCTATGAAGCTAACCCAGATTTGgcaaataaaataagatTCAATGAAGCACTTAGAATATATTTAGTTGTAAAATACAATCAAATGTCAGTTAGCACCATGCCTGAACTTTGGAAAAATCCATTTTACTGGACTGAAATTTTCTCAATCAATTCTTTATACTTcaaatcttcatttttagATCATTCATGTAGTCCAAATGTTGCTAGATTCTATATTGGAACGGTTGCTGTATTTAGAGCTTTAAGACCaatcaaaagaaaagagaCCTTATCTATATGTTATATAGAAAGTGAATACATTCAAGATCCACTTTGGGTGAGAAGTAGTGAGctcaatttcttttgtaGATGCGAATTATGTCAGAAAGAAGGAAGATTCTCACCTGATGAAAGCACATCCAGAATATTCGAAATTAACAAAATCTCAAGAAAACTTAATAAAAGATGCTCATTGATAtctaaaaaatatatatatatgctTCAGGGTTTATCTTTAGAAGAAAGAATCTCTGttattgaagatattcTAGTAGAAAGTTTTCTACCAAATGAACAAGTTAACTTATCAAAGGCTCAAAAACTTGTTGGGTTAGATGCTTCAAAGTTAATTGGGTTCTTGGTATATGATTATATATCTTATAAGAATCTTGATAAAGCTCAATATTGGTTAGATATTATGTATAGAATGATTCATATCAAAGATGAACATAATATTCCcgttttaattataattggACTAATATCAAAAGATCCagaaattcaagaaaaatattttagaaaaGCTGCTAGAATCTCAGAAACCGTTTTTGGATCAAGtataaaattctttatGAAAAGATATTGGTTGGATATCAAACTCTTTGGCAAAATGCtatatgaaaataaaagagaaagaaCTAGTTTTCTACGTCATATTTCATCATTGATTAGATCTATATTTTCAAGGAAATAA
- a CDS encoding U1 snrp Snp1p. RRM domain containing protein, with protein MSAVGMSNDLLKFFQARPPLPYVPYPNRRPHKPYQGLADLINENPDLFDKVNTPPEPYISKKMRRETEKLQRIQNYMKDMRKKIESYNPMEENVDNKTFDPYNTLFIARLNYDTTERTLKRELEVYGKILNLRIVKDFQGESRGYAFVEFDNEDSLKEAYKSFNKKSIDGWKVLVDVERGRTVENWLPKRLGGGLGKVRGQEKPESKSFFGGNNSIYNHGSKQGNSNYGNSGFGQTYRQREHRSFRSYGYKGQNDRNSSGGDYNSSRNYGNFGNKKFKYSR; from the coding sequence ATGTCGGCAGTTGGTATGTCTAATGACTTGCTAAAGTTTTTTCAAGCAAGGCCACCATTGCCATATGTTCCATATCCGAATAGAAGACCGCATAAGCCTTACCAAGGACTGGCTGACCTAATAAATGAGAATCCagatttatttgataagGTTAATACGCCACCAGAACCATATATAAGTAAAAAAATGCGTAGAGAAACGGAGAAATTGCAAAGGATTCAGAATTATATGAAAGATATgcgaaaaaaaattgaatcatATAATCCAATGGAAGAGAATGTAGATAATAAGACTTTTGATCCATACAATACATTGTTTATCGCAAGGTTAAATTATGATACTACAGAGAGAACTTTAAAGAGAGAGTTAGAAGTTTATGgcaaaatattaaatttacgAATTGTTAAAGATTTCCAAGGCGAATCAAGAGGATATGCATTTGTGGAATTTGATAATGAAGATTCTCTGAAAGAAGCATATAAGTCATTTAACAAGAAGAGTATTGATGGATGGAAGGTATTAGTTGATGTTGAGAGAGGTAGAACAGTTGAGAACTGGTTACCAAAAAGACTTGGTGGTGGATTGGGGAAAGTAAGAGGACAAGAAAAGCCAGAATCGAAAAGCTTCTTTGGTGGTAACAATAGTATTTATAATCATGGCTCAAAGCAAGGTAATAGTAATTATGGAAATTCTGGGTTTGGGCAAACATATAGACAAAGAGAACATAGAAGCTTTAGAAGTTATGGCTATAAGGGTCAAAATGACAGAAATAGCAGTGGAGGGGATTATAATTCTTCTAGGAATTATGGAAACTTTGGAAATAAGAAGTTTAAATACTCAAGGTAA